GACGCGGGAGTGGGGGCTCCTCGTCCCCGCCGGGAATCCCGACGGGATTCACGACCTCGGCGACCTCACCGGCGACGTTCGCTTCGTCAACCGCGGTACCGACGCCGGGCTCAGGGCGTCCTTCGACGCCGCGCTCGACGACTTCGCCGCCGACCGCGGAACGACCCGCGGCGACCTCACCGACGCCATCGACGGCTACGCGTTCACCGTCAACGCCTACGAATCGCCCGCGCGGGCGGTCAACGACGGGAAACGCGACGTCGGACTCGGCCTCCGAGCTTCCGCCGACGCCCTCGGCCTCGACTTCCTCCCGCTCGGCGACGAAGCCGTCCGCGTCCTCGCCAACCCCGAGAGAACCGACAAACCCGGCGTGAACGCGCTCGGCGACGCCCTCGACGCCTTCGACTTCGACACGCTCCCCGGCTACGACCGCTGAGAGCGCGTCAGTCCCCGCCGGCGGGAGCGCGGAGGTCGTCGAAGGAGGTGATGCGGTAGTCGCCGAGGACGCACTGCCCGCGTTTCCCGGGGTCGTGGCGTTCGACGTGGACGGAGTCGAGACCGGCGTTCGCAGCGGCGTCGATATCGCTCGCGCCGTCGCCGACGTAGACGCCGGCGTGGTCGCGCGCGTCGAGGTCGTCGAGCGCGAGGTGGAGCGGCCGCGGGTCGGGCTTGTAGCCCGTATTTTCGTCGCAGCAGACGACGACGTCGAACCAATCCCGGATGTCGAGGTGGTCGAGGACGGGTCCAGCGAGGAACTCCGCGCAGTGCGTGACGAGGCCGACGGGCCGGTCGAGGTCGGCGACGAACGCCGCGTCCTCGTGGAGGTAGGTCGCCTCCGCGCGCACGACGGGGTCTTCGACCGCGTGGAAGGCGTCCCAGAACGCACCGGGGTCGAGCCCCCACGCGCGGAGCTGGGCGTCCCGACTCCCGCCGAGGCCGTGCCAGAGCACCTCCCGTTCGTACGTGGAGAACTCCCGGCCGAGTCGGTCGCCGACGCGGTCGAACACCTCGCGGCGGTACGCCGGCTCCGCGTCGACGAGCGTCCCGTCGAGGTCGAGGAGCCAGACGTCGTAGGCGTCGGACGGAATCATGCGAGAGAGTTAGGCCGGCATCCGCTATGAGTCTTCGGCCGCCGCCGGGTGAACGTTCAAGTACGAGCGGGCGGCCAGCCTGTCGCGTGACCTGAACCCGGTCGCTCGACGCCGGAGTCGGAACGCGGCGGCGCAACGTCGAGCGCGCGAGTCGAGCCGCCCGAACGCCCCCTGCGTCCGGCCAGCCACGCCCCCGCTATCGTTCGGGTCCGCCGAGGCCGACTTCCAGCCGGCTCCCGAGGTACTTGTTCACGACCTCGTCTACGCTGTCGGCCTTGAACTCGTCCAAGTCGTTCGCAATCTCCTCGCGGAACGCCGCCAAGTACTCCTCGTCGACCTCGAAGGCTCTGAACTCGACGTTCTCGACGGGTACGTCGAGGACCTCCTCGCAGCGGTCGCGGAAATCCTCCGGATCGTTCACCTCGCCGCGCCAGAACGTGTCCCGGAAGAAGAGCCAGCCGTCGCTCCCCGGCCGGTCCGCGTCCTTCACGAACGACGTCTCGAAGCGCTCCGGGTCCACGTGCA
This sequence is a window from Halocalculus aciditolerans. Protein-coding genes within it:
- a CDS encoding HAD family hydrolase produces the protein MIPSDAYDVWLLDLDGTLVDAEPAYRREVFDRVGDRLGREFSTYEREVLWHGLGGSRDAQLRAWGLDPGAFWDAFHAVEDPVVRAEATYLHEDAAFVADLDRPVGLVTHCAEFLAGPVLDHLDIRDWFDVVVCCDENTGYKPDPRPLHLALDDLDARDHAGVYVGDGASDIDAAANAGLDSVHVERHDPGKRGQCVLGDYRITSFDDLRAPAGGD
- the lwrS gene encoding LWR-salt protein, which produces MNGRYRFALTFRVDTPMGLHVDPERFETSFVKDADRPGSDGWLFFRDTFWRGEVNDPEDFRDRCEEVLDVPVENVEFRAFEVDEEYLAAFREEIANDLDEFKADSVDEVVNKYLGSRLEVGLGGPER